DNA sequence from the Chitinophaga flava genome:
TGGAGCCCAGTTTGGTGTTCTTCAGTGTTACCGTGATTCCAGGTAAGGGAGTTCCGGTTTCGTCTGTCACCTTACCGGATATTTTCACCTGCGCACTGACGGTGGCTGCCAGGCAGGTCATCAACAGAAAAAGCAGCACACGGCGGCCTTCTGTCAATCGCATAAATAGACGCGTGATCATAAACAATTTTTAATTATGGTTACTATTGTTGGTTGCTTCTAAAACAGCTCCTAAAGCTGTTGCATGGTTGATGACTCTTCTTGTTTCTTCTTTTGTTTGTTATTGATAATAATTAAAGAGACAGGCATTCCGAAGCCTGTTGTCAGTTCAGTCAAAACGTGTTGTCCCGGAACGTTCTTCAAACATTCAGTCTTTTACCGCTATTTGTCCTGTAAAACAGCCCGGGAGGGCTATTTGTTGATAATACGGAGGATAAAAATGAAAATGACTCTTATATAATTTTTATTCCCTTACTGCTATATGGTTGTAATTTCTTCGATTTTGGTGGTAGCTCTGTTATCAGCATATCAATATCTTCTATGTCACATATCTTCAGATGTTCTGCTGTATTTACTTTTTCGGAGATGCAGAGTGCCACTACTTTTCTGGCGGTACTGACCATGGCTTTTTTTACCTGTACTACTTCCCAGTCGTTATCTGTAAGGCCGGCCTCTACATCGATGGCATTTACGCCGAGGAAACACAAGTCGGCACGGATATCTCTTATTTTGGAGATCGCTTCGCCGCCAACGGTGATCTTTGAATTTTTGGCCAGCTTATCTCCGATGACAATCACTTCAATGTTAGGATGGTTGGCATATTCAAATGCTGCAGGCAGACTAACGGTGATAAAAGTGGCGCGCAATTCAGCTGGTAATATTCTGGCCAGCTGCAATATG
Encoded proteins:
- a CDS encoding DeoR/GlpR family DNA-binding transcription regulator, whose protein sequence is MLKKERQAYILHQVNLHNKVLSSHLSEQMGVSEDTIRRDLASLAQEGKILKVHGGGLSNSFHQGIVSQDVYAIEEKRMIALKAVELIHDGMFVLTTGGTTILQLARILPAELRATFITVSLPAAFEYANHPNIEVIVIGDKLAKNSKITVGGEAISKIRDIRADLCFLGVNAIDVEAGLTDNDWEVVQVKKAMVSTARKVVALCISEKVNTAEHLKICDIEDIDMLITELPPKSKKLQPYSSKGIKII